From the Streptomonospora nanhaiensis genome, the window CGGGCGGGGAACGGCAGCTCGGCCACCTGCGGGAACTCCACCTCGGCGCTGACCTCCGCCGACAGCGGGCGGCGGTGCGTGGTGTCGGTGATCTCCCGCTGCACCTCGGCCGACAGCAGGTGGTCCACCAGCCGGCCGTAGCCCTCGGCGACCCCCTCGTCGGCGCCGGCCAGCAGCGAGAGCGGGTAGTCGGCGGTGACCGCGCCGTCGGCCGGGTGTATCAGGGTCAGCGGCTCGGGCAGGTCCCCGGACTCGTTGAGCGACAGCAGCACCGACTCGTAGTTGATGAGGGCGTCCACGCGGGCTCCGGAGCCCTCCGCGCCGGCGCGGCGGATGTAGGCGTCGGCCAGCCACCCCGAGGACCCCGCGGTCAGCTCCTGGCCGGAGAAGAACGCCCGCAGCTGGGGCGCCACGGCCTCCACGTCCTCCTGGCGCAGCGCCGACCCGGTGTCGGCCAGCGCCGAGGCGACGCCCACCAGCGCGCTGAAGCCGGAGTTGGAGGCGGCCGGGTTGGTCATGCCGAAGGCGAGGTCGCCGCTGGACGCGGCCTCGGCGATGTCGCCCCAGGTGACCTCGGCGCCGCCGGCCCACCCCAGGTCGGCCGCCGCCGACTCGGTGACTCCCAGCACCACCGGCGAGGCCATCACCGGGGTCTCCTCGGCCACCGCCTCGGCGCCGCCCGGCTGGAGGTTGAGGTAGCGGTTGGAGGAGAACCACACCGCGTCGTAGCGGTCGTCGGTGCGCCCGGACACCACCTCCTCGACGCCCTCCAGGGTGCCGGTGTAGTCCAGGTGGACGGTCACGCCCACCTCGTCGGCGGCGCGCTCCAGGATCGGCTCCAGGTCGCGGATCTCGCTGCCGGCCAGCACCCGCAGCTCGCCGGCCACGCCCGGTCCGGCCGAGGGGCCCTCGGCGCCGGGCGTGCAGCCCGACAGGGCGACCACCGCCGCGGCGGCGGCCGCCGCCCACGCCCGCACCCGGCTCACCGGTCCGGCTCTCCGGGCCGGCGCGAACGGGCCAGGTGCTCGCCGGCGGCCTCCAGTTCGCCGCGCAGGGCCTCGGTCGTGGCGGCCATGTTCTCCACCGCCTGCTCCTTGAAGTGGTCGATCTTGTCGATGGTGGCGTAGATGCGGCGGAAGGCGTCGCGCAGCGTCTCCACGCCCACCGCCGGGTCGGCGGCGATGCGCTGGACGTCCTCGCTCTGGGTGGCCAGCATCTCGGCGTTGGCCGCGATGATGTCCTCGGTGGTGCCGCGCAGCGCGTCGACCTGCTCCACCACCCGCTTCTGGTTGGCCAGCGCCTGGGCCACGGTGACCGCCACCCGCAGCGCCGAGACCGTGGTGGTGGCGGCGCGGTCCACGCCCTTGATCAGCTCCTCGTTGCCGCGCCGCAGCGTGTCCAGCGCCAGGTAGCCCTGCACGCACACGGCGAGCTGGGTGAGCAGGTCCTGGTGGCGCCGGCGCACCGGGAACAGCACGTCGGCGCGCAGCCGGGAGGCGGTGTCGGGGTCGGCGGCGTCGACCCGGCGCTGCACGGCCGCGTCCAGCGCCTCGGCCAGCACCGCGTACTCCTGCAGCCGGCCCATGGTCTCCCACAGCCGGGCCCGCTCGTTCTGCAGCGCGGCGTTGCCGAACGGCAGGAAGCCCAGCAGCCGCCGCCCGGTCAGGCGGCCGGCGTCCTTGGGGTCGAGGTCCTCGACCGTGCGGCGCAGCTCCAGCAGCCCCTCGCCCACCCGCCGCTGGGCGTCGGCGCCCTCGCCCCGGGCGCCGCTCATGCCCGACACCGAGCGGCGCAGCAGCCGGTTGGTGGACTCCGCCGAGGCGCGCATCTCGCTGTCGCCCAGCGCCGTGATGTCGCCGACGCGGGTGAGGAACTCGGGCGAGCGGGGGTCCAGGCCGGCCAGCGCGGCGGCGTAGCCGTCGGCGCGCCGGCGCAGCTCCGCGCGCTTGGCCTCCTCGATGGGGACGAGGTCGCGGGCGCGCTCGGGCCGGACCGGGCGCACCGGTTCGGGCGGGGTCAGGACGAGGTCGTCCTCGGGGGGCGAGAGCGGGGTGTCGGCGCTCACGTGCGCACCACTTCCTCCGGTACGGGTGTTGTCACTGCCGCGGTGCCGCCGGCGGCGCCGTCGTCCCCGGCGGGCGCGGGCCTCCCGTCGGCGGTGTAGCGCTCCTCGATGCGGCCGATCAGGTCCTCGACCACCTCGTAGGAGGGGGCGGGCACGACGTCGGCGACCTGGTCGCGCACGGGCAGCTCCCGCTCGCGCGCGAGGTCGGCGAAGCGCCGGGCGTCGGTGGTACGGAACCCGTGCTCGGCCGCCAGGCGCTGCAGCTCGGGGTCCTCGGTCAGCAGCCCGCCGAACGCGTCGCCCTCCTCGGTGAGCGGGAGCAGGGTGTGGGTGGCCACGGTGGTGGGGCCGGGGTAGAGCAGCACGACGTCCTCGGGCAGGCCGCCGGGGCCGGTGCGGGCGGTGATGTACTGCTGCTCGTAGGCCCACAGCAGCGGCGTGTGGCCGGCGCCCAGCGCCACGAACTGGTCGAAGGGCTGCTGGGAGCTGGCGGGCGGGCTGCCCTGGGCGAGGAACAGCCGGGCGGCCTCCTCCACCAGGCCGGGCTCGGCGGCGGCGTCGGTGACCACCTCCTCGCCGTTGAGCAGGTAGCTGACGACCACCAGGTACATCGCGGCGGAGTTGGAGGTGCGCGGGTCGGTGGTGCGTATCAGCACCTCGCCGCGCCCGGCGCCGCCGAGCGCGTCGCCGGGCAGGTCGCGCCAGCGGGTGCGCTCCTCGGTGAGGTCGAGGTAGGCGGCCATGTCCAGGTCCCAGGCGCCGTCCTGGGCGCGCCGGGCGACCCCGGCGCGCGCCAGCGCCTCGGCGACGGGCCGGTAGCTGAGCACCACCATCGGCGAGTAGAACGGCCGGTACACCCGCTCCACGGCGTTGTTGCGGCGCAGGACCTCGGCGGAGGGGTCGCTGCTGGGGAAGGCGAAGTCCACCCCGTCCAGGTCGGTGGTGGCGATCTCGCGGGAGCCGCCGGTGCGGATGTCGGCCTCGTAGCCGAGTTCGGCCAGGCGCTCGACCACCTGGGGATCGGCGAAGAACGTGGCCTTCTCCGAGCCGATCACGCCGCTGACCACCGTGGGGGAGGAGCCCCACAGGTTCCACACGGCGGCGACCGCCACGCCCGCCACCAGGAGAGCCGATACCACCAGCGCACCGACGCGTCTCACCGGTCTCCCCTCACCCGCGCCGATGCCCGGCGGCGGCGCTCCGCGTTGTCCGGGGGAATTGTCCGCCCGGCAGGCGGCCGGTGCGGGGCGGCCAGGTGGCGCGGAGGTGGACCGGAGGTATCCGGCCGTGGCGGGAGGCCCGGCGGCGGCGGGGTTCGCGCACGCCGGCCCGGGTGCACGGACCCGGCGGCCCCGCCGCCGCGCGGGCCGGCCGCTACCGGCCGCCGGCGGTGTCGGCGGTGTCGGCGGTGCCGGAGTCCGGCTCGGCCAGCATGCGCCCCACCCAGGCGTGGAAGGCGCCGATGTGGTGCTCCACCGGCACCAGCACCCCGCCGTCGCGGTAGGCCCGGGATTCCATGGCCGGCTGGCAGCGCTCGCAGGCGTCGAAGTCCTGCCGGTTGACCCGGTCGAACAGCTCCACCGAGCGCGACAGGTCGGCACCGGAGGCCACCACCTCCGGGCTGTAGAGCCAGTCGCACTCCACGCGGGTGCGGTCGGGCGCCAGCGGGAACATGCGGTGCACGATGACGTGGTCGGGCACCAGGTTGACGAACACCTGCGGCGGGACGGTGATGGCGTAGTAGCGGCGGTCCTGGTGGTCGCCGATGCCGTCCAGGCGGCCGAACCCGGCGCCGCCGTCCACGGTGAACCCGTCGATCCCCTCGCCGAACTGCGCGCCGTGGCCCACGTAGTACTGGGCGGCGTAGCCCTCGGCGAACTCCGGCAGCACCTCGGTCAGCTCCGGGTGGATGGTGCCGCAGTGGTAGCACTCCATGAAGTTCTCGACGATCAGCTTCCAGTTGGCCGCCACGTCGTAGCCGATGCGCCGGCCCAGCGCGAGGTCCGCCACCCCGTAGCGGTCGATGGCGGCGGGGTCGCCCAGCCGCTCGGCCACGGCCGCCTGCACGGTATCGGCGAAGGACGGCGGCTCGTCGGCCAGGCACACCCATACGTAGCCCAGCCACTCGCGCACGTGCACCCCGATCAGGCCCCGGTCCTCGCGGCGGACGCCGGCCATGTCGGCGAGGTTGGGCGCGGCCACCAGGCGGCCGTCCAGGTCGTAGGT encodes:
- a CDS encoding VWA domain-containing protein, with amino-acid sequence MSRVRAWAAAAAAAVVALSGCTPGAEGPSAGPGVAGELRVLAGSEIRDLEPILERAADEVGVTVHLDYTGTLEGVEEVVSGRTDDRYDAVWFSSNRYLNLQPGGAEAVAEETPVMASPVVLGVTESAAADLGWAGGAEVTWGDIAEAASSGDLAFGMTNPAASNSGFSALVGVASALADTGSALRQEDVEAVAPQLRAFFSGQELTAGSSGWLADAYIRRAGAEGSGARVDALINYESVLLSLNESGDLPEPLTLIHPADGAVTADYPLSLLAGADEGVAEGYGRLVDHLLSAEVQREITDTTHRRPLSAEVSAEVEFPQVAELPFPAREEVATGLVRSYFDELRRPARTVYVLDLSGSMAGDRIAGMRTAMGTLTGGDTSSVSGRFQRFYGRERVTLLPFDGTVRPAETFEVPEEDPGPVLDDIQAAVEAMEPAGDTAAYSALDEAFERLRGEDDVADRFTSVVLMTDGEVNAGLTLEEFRAEHAGLPAELREVPVFPVVFGESDPAELEELAELTGGRAFDAREDSLDQAFREIRGYQ
- a CDS encoding toxic anion resistance protein — translated: MSADTPLSPPEDDLVLTPPEPVRPVRPERARDLVPIEEAKRAELRRRADGYAAALAGLDPRSPEFLTRVGDITALGDSEMRASAESTNRLLRRSVSGMSGARGEGADAQRRVGEGLLELRRTVEDLDPKDAGRLTGRRLLGFLPFGNAALQNERARLWETMGRLQEYAVLAEALDAAVQRRVDAADPDTASRLRADVLFPVRRRHQDLLTQLAVCVQGYLALDTLRRGNEELIKGVDRAATTTVSALRVAVTVAQALANQKRVVEQVDALRGTTEDIIAANAEMLATQSEDVQRIAADPAVGVETLRDAFRRIYATIDKIDHFKEQAVENMAATTEALRGELEAAGEHLARSRRPGEPDR
- a CDS encoding aromatic ring-hydroxylating oxygenase subunit alpha, encoding MTATDLPATPSLIPTPPGRDYTDPGVFAREQRLIFERTWFCAVRGADLAAPGDFRTVRVGRESVLLTRNRSGAVRAFLNVCRHRGARLCTEEAGSVKRSLRCPYHAWTYDLDGRLVAAPNLADMAGVRREDRGLIGVHVREWLGYVWVCLADEPPSFADTVQAAVAERLGDPAAIDRYGVADLALGRRIGYDVAANWKLIVENFMECYHCGTIHPELTEVLPEFAEGYAAQYYVGHGAQFGEGIDGFTVDGGAGFGRLDGIGDHQDRRYYAITVPPQVFVNLVPDHVIVHRMFPLAPDRTRVECDWLYSPEVVASGADLSRSVELFDRVNRQDFDACERCQPAMESRAYRDGGVLVPVEHHIGAFHAWVGRMLAEPDSGTADTADTAGGR